The Mus musculus strain C57BL/6J chromosome 2, GRCm38.p6 C57BL/6J genome has a window encoding:
- the Harbi1 gene encoding putative nuclease HARBI1 isoform a (isoform a is encoded by transcript variant 2), with the protein MAIPITVLDCDLLLYGRGHRTLDRFKLDDVTDEYLMSMYGFPRQFIYFLVELLGASLSRPTQRSRAISPETQILAALGFYTSGSFQTRMGDAIGISQASMSRCVANVTEALVERASQFIHFPVDEAAVQSLKDEFYGLAGMPGVIGVADCIHVAIKAPNAEDLSYVNRKGLHSLNCLVVCDIRGALMTVETSWPGSLQDCAVLQRSSLTSQFETGMPKDSWLLGDSSFFLRSWLLTPLPIPETAAEYRYNRAHSATHSVIERTLQTLCCRFRCLDGSKGALQYSPEKCSHIILACCVLHNISLDHGMDVWSSPVPGPIDQPPEGEDEHMESLDLEADRIRQELILTHFS; encoded by the exons ATGGCTATTCCAATAACAGTGCTTGACTGTGATCTCTTGCTGTATGGCCGAGGTCACCGGACCTTGGACCGTTTTAAGCTGGATGATGTGACTGACGAATACTTGATGTCCATGTATGGATTCCCCCGACAATTCATATACTTCTTAGTGGAACTCTTGGGGGCAAGCCTTTCTCGGCCTACTCAGAGATCTAGGGCTATTAGCCCTGAGACACAGATCCTGGCAGCATTAGGGTTTTATACCTCAGGGTCCTTCCAGACTCGGATGGGAGATGCAATTGGAATTAGCCAGGCCTCTATGAGTCGCTGCGTTGCAAATGTCACTGAAGCCCTTGTGGAACGGGCCTCACAGTTTATTCACTTTCCAGTTGATGAAGCTGCCGTACAGTCTCTAAAGGACGAATTCTATGGATTGGCAGGGATGCCAGGGGTGATAGGGGTGGCTGACTGTATCCATGTAGCAATCAAGGCACCAAATGCGGAAGACCTCTCTTACGTGAACCGAAAGGGTCTGCATTCTCTAAACTGCCTGGTGGTGTGTGACATCAGAGGGGCACTGATGACTGTGGAGACAAGCTGGCCAGGTAGCCTCCAGGACTGTGCTGTGCTACAGCGGTCTTCTTTAACCAGTCAGTTTGAAACTGGGATGCCCAAAGATAGCTGGCTTCTTG GTGACAGTTCCTTCTTTCTCCGATCCTGGCTCTTGACACCACTACCCATTCCTGAAACTGCAGCGGAGTATCGCTACAATAGGGCTCATTCTGCAACTCACAGTGTGATTGAGAGGACGTTGCAGACCCTCTGCTGTAGGTTCCGGTGCCTGGACGGATCCAAAGGGGCACTGCAGTACTCACCGGAGAAATGCAGCCACATCATCTTAGCTTGCTGTGTCCTTCACAACATTTCCCTGGACCATGGCATGGATGTTTGGTCCTCTCCAGTGCCTGGACCCATTGACCAGCCCCCTGAGGGGGAGGATGAGCACATGGAGTCTCTGGACTTAGAGGCTGACAGGATCCGGCAGGAGCTGATACTCACTCATTTCAGTTAG
- the Harbi1 gene encoding putative nuclease HARBI1 isoform X2, with amino-acid sequence MAIPITVLDCDLLLYGRGHRTLDRFKLDDVTDEYLMSMYGFPRQFIYFLVELLGASLSRPTQRSRAISPETQILAALGFYTSGSFQTRMGDAIGISQASMSRCVANVTEALVERASQFIHFPVDEAAVQSLKDEFYGLAGMPGVIGVADCIHVAIKAPNAEDLSYVNRKGLHSLNCLVVCDIRGALMTVETSWPGSLQDCAVLQRSSLTSQFETGMPKDSWLLGCATQALLYDCSVRESSAPES; translated from the exons ATGGCTATTCCAATAACAGTGCTTGACTGTGATCTCTTGCTGTATGGCCGAGGTCACCGGACCTTGGACCGTTTTAAGCTGGATGATGTGACTGACGAATACTTGATGTCCATGTATGGATTCCCCCGACAATTCATATACTTCTTAGTGGAACTCTTGGGGGCAAGCCTTTCTCGGCCTACTCAGAGATCTAGGGCTATTAGCCCTGAGACACAGATCCTGGCAGCATTAGGGTTTTATACCTCAGGGTCCTTCCAGACTCGGATGGGAGATGCAATTGGAATTAGCCAGGCCTCTATGAGTCGCTGCGTTGCAAATGTCACTGAAGCCCTTGTGGAACGGGCCTCACAGTTTATTCACTTTCCAGTTGATGAAGCTGCCGTACAGTCTCTAAAGGACGAATTCTATGGATTGGCAGGGATGCCAGGGGTGATAGGGGTGGCTGACTGTATCCATGTAGCAATCAAGGCACCAAATGCGGAAGACCTCTCTTACGTGAACCGAAAGGGTCTGCATTCTCTAAACTGCCTGGTGGTGTGTGACATCAGAGGGGCACTGATGACTGTGGAGACAAGCTGGCCAGGTAGCCTCCAGGACTGTGCTGTGCTACAGCGGTCTTCTTTAACCAGTCAGTTTGAAACTGGGATGCCCAAAGATAGCTGGCTTCTTG GTTGTGCTACACAAGCATTGTTGTATGATTGCAGTGTCCGAGAATCCAGTGCCCCTGAGTCCTGA